The following are encoded in a window of Pristis pectinata isolate sPriPec2 chromosome 1, sPriPec2.1.pri, whole genome shotgun sequence genomic DNA:
- the zfyve21 gene encoding zinc finger FYVE domain-containing protein 21 isoform X1, with amino-acid sequence MAATNEGKKLVRSASGLRMIPENGAFCSPFSLDEPQWVPDKECPRCMQCDAKFDFLTRKHHCRRCGKCFCDKCCSKKVPLPRMYFIDPVRQCAECALISQKESEFFDKQIKVLINGATFLITSSFSEKSETMSCRLSNNHRYLYLDGENHFEIEVARIINVQVLTEGFTPGEKDIHTYTSLLENPYITEGGNTRATGMLVQYKTLGSQEPKQLKLSASDDFNSNKKMSVGWLAAMHKAAKLLYESRDQ; translated from the exons ATGGCGGCTACAAACGAAGGGAAGAAATTGGTGCGCAGTGCCAGTGGGCTCCGCATGATACCGGAAAACGGTGCTTTCTGCAGCCCCTTCTCACTTGATGAGCCCCAGTGGGTTCCCGATAAAGAG TGCCCCAGATGTATGCAGTGCGATGCAAAATTTGACTTTCTTACCAGGAAA CATCACTGCAGGAGATGTGGCAAATGCTTTTGTGACAAATGTTGCAGTAAAAAGGTACCTCTTCCACGGATGTACTTCATAGACCCAGTGCGGCAATGTGCTGAGTGTGCTTTGATCTCCCAGAAGGAATCGGAGTTCTTTGACAAACAGATTAAGGTGCTCATAAATG GGGCTACCTTCCTCATAACTTCAAGTTTCTCAGAAAAAAGTGAGACGATGAGTTGTCGGCTGTCAAACAACCACAG GTATCTATACCTGGATGGAGAAAATCACTTTGAAATTGAAGTTGCTCGAATTATAAATGTTCAGGTGCTGACTGAGGGCTTTACTCCTGGAG AGAAAGATATTCACACTTACACCAGCCTCCTGGAGAACCCGTACATTACTGAAG GTGGCAATACACGTGCCACAGGGATGCTGGTCCAATACAAAACTTTGGGGTCCCAAGAACCAAAACAGCTAAAGTTAAGTGCATCTGATGATTTCAATAGCAACAAGAAGATGTCTGTCGGTTGGCTGGCTGCTATGCATAAG
- the zfyve21 gene encoding zinc finger FYVE domain-containing protein 21 isoform X2, producing the protein MAATNEGKKLVRSASGLRMIPENGAFCSPFSLDEPQWVPDKECPRCMQCDAKFDFLTRKHHCRRCGKCFCDKCCSKKVPLPRMYFIDPVRQCAECALISQKESEFFDKQIKVLINGATFLITSSFSEKSETMSCRLSNNHRYLYLDGENHFEIEVARIINVQVLTEGFTPGGGNTRATGMLVQYKTLGSQEPKQLKLSASDDFNSNKKMSVGWLAAMHKAAKLLYESRDQ; encoded by the exons ATGGCGGCTACAAACGAAGGGAAGAAATTGGTGCGCAGTGCCAGTGGGCTCCGCATGATACCGGAAAACGGTGCTTTCTGCAGCCCCTTCTCACTTGATGAGCCCCAGTGGGTTCCCGATAAAGAG TGCCCCAGATGTATGCAGTGCGATGCAAAATTTGACTTTCTTACCAGGAAA CATCACTGCAGGAGATGTGGCAAATGCTTTTGTGACAAATGTTGCAGTAAAAAGGTACCTCTTCCACGGATGTACTTCATAGACCCAGTGCGGCAATGTGCTGAGTGTGCTTTGATCTCCCAGAAGGAATCGGAGTTCTTTGACAAACAGATTAAGGTGCTCATAAATG GGGCTACCTTCCTCATAACTTCAAGTTTCTCAGAAAAAAGTGAGACGATGAGTTGTCGGCTGTCAAACAACCACAG GTATCTATACCTGGATGGAGAAAATCACTTTGAAATTGAAGTTGCTCGAATTATAAATGTTCAGGTGCTGACTGAGGGCTTTACTCCTGGAG GTGGCAATACACGTGCCACAGGGATGCTGGTCCAATACAAAACTTTGGGGTCCCAAGAACCAAAACAGCTAAAGTTAAGTGCATCTGATGATTTCAATAGCAACAAGAAGATGTCTGTCGGTTGGCTGGCTGCTATGCATAAG
- the xrcc3 gene encoding DNA repair protein XRCC3, which produces MTRARALAVNGRSQAAGGVRGLRPGAGTGPDRTDPAMDWGQLDLNPKVVAAVRKANIHSMKEILSLSGPDLQRLTKLSNRDVQYLHKTVAVAIKSDSVVTALQIYNGQCPFPTQNQRLSMGCPVLDLLLGGGIPLMGITEIVGESSAGKTQICMQLCLSVQFPCNYGGQESGAVYICTEDTFPNKRLQQLIAFQPMLRADVPADIVNNIKFANNIFIEHVADVESFNHCLSKRLPILLSRGLIRLVVVDSIAALFRCEFGATDSIAKAKCLQKFGAMLHHLSHRFSSPIICVNQVADAVSDSHWAQNQLGMSERRVLPALGLTWSNQLLMRLMVSRTHICIESKLPDGKVCSSNTGTVLRRMEIIFAPHLPQSFCNYIISKEGVRGMKGTEV; this is translated from the exons ATGACCCGGGCGCGCGCTCTCGCCGTTAATGGGCGGAGTCAGGCGGCAGGCGGGGTGCGCGGTCTGCGGCCGGGCGCCGGGACCGGACCGGACCGGACCGACCCAGCAATGGACTGGGGGCAGCTGGATCTCAATCCCAAAGTCGTGGCCGCTGTTAGAAAGG CAAACATCCATTCTATGAAAGAGATCTTGAGCTTGTCAGGACCAGATCTGCAGCGACTCACTAAACTGTCCAATCGTGATGTACAGTATTTGCATAAAACTGTTGCTGTGGCTATAAAGAGTGATTCAGTGGTAACAG CCCTTCAGATATACAATGGACAATGTCCTTTTCCAACTCAGAATCAAAGACTTAGCATGGGTTGCCCAGTACTGGACTTGCTACTAGGAGGTGGAATTCCATTAATGGGAATTACAGAAattgttggagagagttcagcaGGGAAGACTCAGATCTGCATGcagctctgtctgtctgtccagtTCCCATGCAATTATGGTGGACAAGAATCAG GAGCTGTGTATATTTGTACAGAGGATACTTTTCCAAATAAACGTTTGCAGCAATTGATTGCCTTTCAGCCCATGTTAAGAGCTGATGTACCTGCTGACATTGTCAACAATATTAAGTTTGCTAACAACATCTTTATTGAACATGTTGCAGATGTG GAATCATTCAATCATTGTCTTAGTAAAAGATTACCAATATTGCTGTCACGTGGCTTGATACGTCTGGTGGTAGTCGATTCGATTGCAGCTTTATTCAGATGTGAATTTGGAGCCACTGATTCCATTGCAAAAGCCAAATGTCTTCAGAAGTTTGGTGCCATGCTCCACCATCTCAGCCACAGATTTAGTAGCCCCATCATCTGTGTCAACCAG GTAGCAGATGCAGTAAGTGATTCGCATTGGGCTCAGAATCAATTAGG CATGTCAGAGAGAAGAGTATTGCCAGCTCTAGGTCTGACCTGGTCAAATCAACTCTTGATGAGGCTAATGGTTAGTCGAACACATATCTGCATAGAAAGCAAGCTTCCTGATGGCAAAGTTTGTTCATCAAATACTGGGACAGTTCTACGAAGAATGGAAATTATTTTTGCCCCTCATCTTCCCCAATCATTCTGCAACTACATAATCAGCAAAGAAGGTGTAAGGGGAATGAAAGGAACAGAAGTATAA